A genomic stretch from Desulfotomaculum sp. includes:
- a CDS encoding Holliday junction resolvase RuvX produces MRIMGLDVGEKTIGVAVSDPLGCIAQGIKTVIRVGSELEDIKNIKELTRQYDIELIVVGLPRNMNGALGEQGNKIIKFVEKLRNSLNIHIETWDERLTTVAAEKMLLSANVSRAKRKKVIDKLAAVIILQNYLDSRYNFPIT; encoded by the coding sequence TTGCGCATTATGGGCTTGGATGTAGGTGAAAAGACTATCGGTGTCGCAGTAAGCGATCCTTTGGGCTGTATAGCCCAGGGGATTAAAACTGTTATACGCGTCGGTTCTGAACTTGAGGATATTAAAAATATAAAGGAACTAACCAGGCAGTATGATATTGAATTAATTGTCGTCGGTTTGCCCCGTAATATGAATGGCGCCTTGGGTGAGCAAGGGAATAAAATAATTAAGTTTGTGGAGAAGCTAAGGAATAGCCTCAATATTCATATTGAAACCTGGGACGAGAGATTAACTACGGTAGCAGCGGAAAAAATGCTGCTTTCTGCAAACGTCAGCAGGGCAAAGCGTAAAAAGGTCATTGATAAACTGGCTGCGGTAATCATACTGCAAAATTATCTTGATTCCCGTTATAATTTCCCGATTACTTAA
- a CDS encoding DUF1292 domain-containing protein, whose translation MTNGESEEERVITLIDENGEEEDYEVIDIVEMEDAQYAVLLAVEENADEDSEGEVIILKFSKDDTGSDVLVTIEDDEEWERVADAWEEKLVDEAE comes from the coding sequence ATGACAAATGGTGAATCGGAAGAAGAACGCGTCATAACTCTTATAGATGAAAATGGCGAGGAAGAAGATTATGAGGTAATTGACATTGTAGAAATGGAGGATGCTCAATATGCCGTCCTCCTGGCAGTTGAAGAGAATGCTGACGAAGACAGCGAGGGCGAAGTAATCATCTTAAAATTCAGCAAAGACGATACCGGCAGCGACGTCCTCGTGACTATTGAGGATGACGAGGAGTGGGAAAGAGTAGCTGACGCCTGGGAAGAAAAGCTTGTTGATGAAGCTGAATAA